In Proteus vulgaris, one DNA window encodes the following:
- a CDS encoding type II toxin-antitoxin system RelB/DinJ family antitoxin: protein MTTIQVRVDDELKKEAYQVFEKMNLSPSDAIRLFLRYVSENEKLPFSEVSVVVGELDEDEDILAVVRERLKKPSKRIRVNIDNL, encoded by the coding sequence ATGACAACGATACAAGTTAGAGTAGACGATGAGCTCAAAAAAGAAGCTTATCAAGTATTTGAAAAAATGAACCTGTCTCCTTCAGATGCCATAAGATTATTTCTACGTTATGTTTCTGAAAATGAAAAATTACCTTTCTCAGAAGTTTCTGTCGTTGTTGGGGAGCTGGATGAAGATGAGGATATTTTAGCTGTTGTACGTGAACGTTTGAAAAAACCAAGTAAACGTATAAGAGTAAATATTGATAATCTTTAA
- the ubiC gene encoding chorismate lyase encodes MFKKSIITPAPIHWLPSEEHENIKESTLSWLMELGSMTRRFEQHCQKVTVMPYQEGFVDVIEPADEKACLPESQRYWLREVVLCGDNVPWLLGRTLVPEETLTGEDRKLVNLRTVPLGRYLFQETTLSRDFIHIGQQNGYWLRRSRFQLSDKPLLLTEVFLPASPMYEK; translated from the coding sequence ATGTTCAAGAAATCAATAATTACCCCTGCTCCTATCCATTGGTTGCCCAGTGAGGAACATGAAAATATTAAAGAAAGTACATTAAGTTGGTTAATGGAATTAGGTTCAATGACGCGACGGTTTGAACAGCATTGTCAAAAAGTGACAGTGATGCCTTATCAAGAAGGATTTGTTGATGTTATTGAGCCTGCTGACGAAAAAGCATGTTTACCTGAAAGTCAGCGTTATTGGTTAAGAGAAGTGGTATTGTGTGGTGATAATGTTCCTTGGTTATTAGGGCGAACATTAGTACCAGAAGAGACACTGACAGGTGAAGATAGAAAACTGGTCAATTTAAGAACCGTTCCTCTTGGACGTTATTTGTTTCAGGAAACAACCTTAAGCCGTGATTTTATTCATATCGGGCAACAAAATGGGTATTGGCTACGCCGTTCTCGTTTCCAGCTTTCAGATAAACCTTTATTATTAACCGAGGTGTTTCTACCTGCATCACCAATGTATGAGAAGTAA
- a CDS encoding diacylglycerol kinase translates to MANQNKGLTRIIKAGGYSYKGIRAAWINEAAFRQEAIVTLVAIILSFFIDVSGLERILLIGSVVLVVILELVNSAIEAVVDRIGSEYHELSGRAKDMGSAAVLIAIILGLFTWVTILWGHFFA, encoded by the coding sequence ATGGCTAATCAAAATAAAGGTCTTACCCGAATCATCAAAGCTGGTGGCTATTCATACAAGGGCATTCGTGCTGCTTGGATTAATGAAGCCGCTTTTAGACAAGAAGCAATTGTGACCTTGGTTGCAATTATCCTTTCATTTTTCATAGATGTCAGTGGTCTAGAGCGCATTTTACTCATTGGTTCCGTTGTATTGGTTGTGATCTTGGAACTGGTAAATAGTGCAATAGAAGCGGTTGTCGATCGAATTGGATCTGAATACCACGAATTATCAGGGCGTGCAAAAGATATGGGTTCTGCCGCCGTTCTCATTGCTATTATATTGGGATTATTTACTTGGGTAACCATTCTTTGGGGGCATTTCTTCGCATAA
- the plsB gene encoding glycerol-3-phosphate 1-O-acyltransferase PlsB: protein MSAWRKLYYNTLNLPLKLLVKSKRVPTNPITELGLDTSRSFLYVLPYHSKADLLTLRQQCLSLGLPDPLQPIEIGGTKLPAYVFIDDGPRVFRYYSPDPRKDSVKTFHAYLDAHRNNPHLDIEMLPVSVMFGRSPGREGHNGVPHLRVLNGIQKFIAILWLGRDSFVRFSPTVSMREMANEHGTDTSIARKLARVARIHFSRQRLAAVGPKLPARQDLFNKLLSSKAIEKAIEDESKAKKISLDKARKNATDIMEEIAANFSYEAVRISDRVLSWTWNKLYQGINVYNAERVRKLAQDGHEIVYVPCHRSHMDYLLLSYVLYHQGLVPPHIAAGINLNFWPAGPIFRRLGAFFIRRTFKGNKLYSTIFREYLGELFTRGYSIEYFVEGGRSRTGRLLDPKTGTLSMTVQAMLRGETRPISVVPIYIGYEHVMEVATYAKELRGATKEKEGFMQMVRGLRKLRNLGQGYVNFGEPISVAQYLNQAVPQWRDDIDPIEPQRPSWLNPAVSALADNIMVHINNAASINAINLVSTALLASRQRALTREQLLEQVDCYLQLLRNVPYSADMIVSDKNAEALLEHALQSDKFLVEKDSLGDIVVLPRESAVLMTYYRNNTIHLMVTPSLIASIILHHEKIHRDDLMKQVELIFPLIKAELFIRYEKEELPEVINTLIAELCRQRLICCDSDGLLRINPARIRPLQLLAASVRETLQRYGITLSLLNFAPEISRALLEKESRILAQRLSVLHGINAPEFFDKAVFSTLVSTLREEGYLNDNEDILKADASALYQVIAKLMSPEIRLTIESVGVTEDNNSAQIINEKSEPKADK, encoded by the coding sequence ATGTCAGCTTGGCGTAAACTATATTATAACACATTGAATTTACCACTAAAATTACTGGTAAAAAGTAAACGAGTTCCGACTAATCCTATCACTGAGTTAGGGTTGGATACGTCGCGATCTTTCCTTTATGTGCTACCTTATCATTCAAAGGCAGACTTACTGACATTAAGACAGCAATGTTTATCTTTAGGATTACCTGATCCACTGCAACCTATTGAGATAGGTGGTACTAAGCTCCCTGCGTATGTCTTTATTGATGACGGTCCAAGAGTATTCCGTTACTACTCACCTGATCCTCGTAAAGATTCCGTGAAAACATTCCACGCTTATCTTGATGCTCATCGTAATAACCCACACCTTGATATCGAGATGTTGCCGGTTTCCGTGATGTTTGGTCGCTCTCCTGGCCGTGAAGGTCATAATGGCGTTCCACATCTGCGCGTACTTAATGGGATCCAAAAATTTATCGCTATCCTCTGGTTAGGTCGTGATAGCTTTGTTCGTTTTTCACCGACTGTATCAATGCGTGAAATGGCAAACGAACACGGTACTGACACCAGTATAGCCCGAAAGCTCGCACGTGTTGCGCGTATTCACTTTTCTCGCCAGCGTTTAGCCGCTGTTGGTCCGAAATTACCAGCACGTCAAGATCTCTTCAATAAATTGCTTTCATCGAAAGCCATTGAAAAAGCAATTGAAGATGAATCAAAAGCGAAAAAAATCTCACTGGATAAAGCTCGCAAAAATGCCACTGATATCATGGAAGAAATTGCAGCTAATTTCTCATATGAAGCAGTACGTATTAGTGATCGCGTATTAAGTTGGACATGGAATAAGCTCTATCAAGGTATCAACGTCTATAATGCCGAACGTGTACGTAAACTCGCTCAAGATGGGCATGAGATTGTTTATGTACCTTGTCACCGTAGTCACATGGACTACCTATTGCTTTCTTATGTGCTTTATCATCAAGGCTTAGTTCCTCCACATATAGCTGCGGGTATTAACCTTAATTTCTGGCCAGCAGGCCCGATTTTCCGCCGTTTAGGGGCTTTCTTTATCCGAAGAACCTTTAAAGGTAACAAGCTATACTCCACTATTTTCCGTGAATATTTAGGTGAGCTATTTACACGTGGCTACTCTATTGAATATTTCGTTGAAGGTGGACGCTCTCGTACAGGTCGATTGTTAGATCCTAAAACAGGAACACTTTCAATGACAGTACAAGCAATGTTACGCGGTGAAACACGCCCTATCTCTGTTGTTCCTATTTATATTGGGTATGAACACGTTATGGAAGTGGCAACCTATGCCAAAGAATTACGTGGCGCAACAAAAGAGAAAGAAGGCTTTATGCAGATGGTGAGGGGTTTACGCAAATTACGTAACCTTGGCCAAGGTTATGTTAACTTTGGTGAACCTATCTCTGTTGCGCAGTACTTAAATCAAGCGGTTCCACAATGGCGTGATGATATTGACCCCATTGAGCCACAACGCCCAAGTTGGTTAAATCCAGCCGTAAGCGCACTGGCTGACAATATTATGGTTCATATCAATAATGCAGCCTCAATTAATGCAATTAACTTAGTATCAACGGCACTGTTGGCATCACGTCAGCGAGCACTCACTAGAGAACAGCTGTTAGAACAAGTCGATTGTTATCTACAATTATTACGTAATGTGCCTTATTCGGCTGACATGATTGTGTCTGATAAAAATGCTGAGGCGTTATTAGAACATGCTCTGCAATCAGATAAATTCTTAGTCGAAAAAGATAGTTTAGGTGATATTGTGGTGCTTCCTCGTGAAAGCGCAGTATTAATGACTTATTACCGCAATAACACGATCCATTTAATGGTTACTCCATCGTTAATTGCTAGCATCATCTTGCATCATGAAAAAATCCATCGTGATGATTTAATGAAACAGGTTGAATTAATCTTCCCTCTAATTAAAGCAGAGTTATTTATTCGCTATGAGAAAGAAGAGCTACCTGAAGTCATTAATACCTTGATAGCAGAACTTTGTCGTCAGCGTCTAATTTGTTGTGATAGTGATGGCTTACTACGCATTAACCCTGCTCGTATTCGTCCATTGCAGCTCTTAGCAGCTAGTGTTAGAGAAACATTGCAACGTTATGGTATTACGCTGTCTTTACTCAATTTTGCCCCTGAAATTAGTCGTGCATTATTGGAAAAAGAGAGCCGTATCTTGGCACAACGTCTTTCTGTATTACATGGCATCAACGCACCTGAATTCTTTGATAAAGCAGTATTCTCTACCTTAGTTTCAACACTGCGTGAAGAAGGCTATCTCAACGATAACGAAGATATCCTAAAAGCAGATGCATCTGCTCTTTACCAAGTGATTGCAAAATTAATGTCACCAGAAATTCGCTTAACCATTGAGAGTGTCGGTGTCACTGAAGATAACAATTCAGCACAGATAATTAATGAAAAAAGTGAGCCTAAAGCTGATAAATAA
- the ubiA gene encoding 4-hydroxybenzoate octaprenyltransferase produces MTHNKWQAYSRLMRIDKPIGALLLLWPTYWALWIAAKGFPDWHILIVFTIGVFSMRAAGCVINDFADRKIDGSVERTKNRPLPSGAVTEKESKILFIVLVILSFGLVLTLNTMTIWLSVAGLALAWFYPFVKRFSNLPQLILGMAFGWSIPMGFAAVSESLPLVCWLLFLVNIVWSVIYDTQYAMVDRNDDIKIGVKSTAILFGRYDKIIIGILQLMMLALLVSIGVLLNMKGIYYWSILLITALFIYQQKLIAERERAPCFQAFMNNNYVGFVLFAGILFSYF; encoded by the coding sequence ATGACGCACAATAAATGGCAGGCATATAGCCGTTTAATGCGTATAGATAAACCTATCGGAGCGCTATTATTACTTTGGCCAACTTATTGGGCTTTATGGATTGCTGCTAAAGGTTTTCCTGATTGGCATATTCTGATTGTCTTTACTATTGGCGTGTTCTCTATGCGTGCCGCTGGGTGTGTAATAAACGACTTTGCTGACAGAAAAATTGACGGCAGCGTTGAACGAACTAAAAATAGACCATTACCTAGTGGGGCTGTGACAGAAAAAGAGAGTAAAATTTTATTTATTGTATTGGTTATATTGTCATTTGGCTTGGTACTCACACTCAATACGATGACAATTTGGCTCTCTGTAGCAGGACTTGCACTAGCATGGTTTTACCCCTTTGTTAAACGCTTCAGTAATCTACCTCAGCTTATTTTAGGTATGGCCTTTGGGTGGTCAATTCCAATGGGTTTTGCTGCTGTTTCTGAAAGCTTACCATTAGTATGTTGGCTATTATTTCTTGTCAATATTGTCTGGTCGGTGATTTACGATACCCAATATGCGATGGTTGACCGCAATGATGATATAAAGATTGGTGTAAAATCTACCGCTATTTTATTTGGTCGTTATGACAAAATTATTATCGGTATTTTACAACTGATGATGTTAGCGCTACTCGTGAGCATTGGTGTTCTGCTGAACATGAAAGGCATCTATTATTGGTCGATATTATTGATTACCGCACTTTTTATCTATCAACAAAAACTGATTGCAGAGCGTGAAAGAGCGCCTTGTTTTCAAGCGTTTATGAATAATAATTATGTTGGTTTTGTTTTATTTGCGGGTATTTTATTTAGTTATTTCTAA
- the lexA gene encoding transcriptional repressor LexA — protein sequence MKALTARQQQVYDLVRDHISQTGMPPTRAEIASQLGFRSPNAAEEHLKALARKGVIEIISGASRGIRLLMEEEPEGLPLIGRVAAGEPLLAQEHIESHYQVDPMLFKPSADFLLRVNGMSMKDIGIMDGDLLAVHKTQDVHNGQVIVARIEDEVTVKRFKKSGNKIELHAENPEFSPIIVDLREQSFTVEGLAVGVIRNGEWL from the coding sequence ATGAAAGCATTAACTGCAAGGCAGCAGCAGGTTTACGATTTGGTTCGTGATCACATTTCGCAAACGGGTATGCCACCAACACGGGCTGAAATAGCTTCCCAACTTGGGTTTCGCTCACCAAATGCGGCAGAAGAGCACTTAAAAGCTCTTGCTCGTAAAGGTGTGATAGAAATTATCTCTGGTGCATCTAGAGGTATCCGTTTGCTAATGGAAGAAGAGCCAGAAGGACTGCCATTAATTGGGCGAGTTGCTGCGGGTGAACCACTTTTAGCGCAAGAGCATATTGAAAGCCATTATCAAGTTGACCCAATGCTATTTAAACCAAGTGCAGATTTTTTATTGCGTGTTAATGGTATGTCGATGAAAGATATCGGTATTATGGATGGCGACTTACTTGCTGTGCATAAAACACAAGATGTTCATAACGGGCAAGTGATTGTGGCACGTATTGAAGATGAAGTGACAGTAAAGCGCTTTAAGAAAAGCGGTAATAAAATTGAACTTCATGCAGAAAACCCAGAGTTTTCGCCAATTATCGTCGATTTACGCGAACAAAGCTTTACTGTTGAAGGTCTAGCAGTAGGGGTTATTCGTAACGGCGAATGGCTGTAA